A region from the Lysobacter sp. BMK333-48F3 genome encodes:
- a CDS encoding SDR family oxidoreductase — translation MSYFVTGATGFIGRFLVSNLLKRKGTIHVLVRKDSQKKFDAIAKKMGWDLKRVIPVAGDMSQAKCGLSAAQIRALNGKIKHFFHLAAIYDLTASVAAQRSANIDGTQHALDLGAALNVGCFHHTSSIAAAGLYPGVFREDMFDEAEGLDDPYLRTKHDSEGLVRAEKRIKWRIYRPGMVVGHSQTGEMDKIDGPYYFFTFLKKLREMLPPWMPMLGVEGGRINIIPVDYVVDAMDHIAHKPKLDGHCFHLTDPEPQRVGEVLNTFARAGHTPEMTMRIDARMFAFVPSGIRGAVGNLPPVKRFIGMLLRDFKIPKETLKFITYPTRFDNRETERALRGSGIKVPRLDDYAWRLWDYWERHLDPDLFVDRSLKGKVRNKVVVITGGSSGIGLATAEKVAAAGAVTVIVARGEEELFKARDAMKAAGGKVFAYTADLADMADCDRLIKTILDEHGHVDILVNNAGRSIRRSIELSYDRFHDFERTMQLNYFGSLRLIMGFMPKMTERRKGHIINISSIGVLANSPRFSAYVASKAALDAFSRCAQGELSGKGISFTTINMPLVKTPMIAPTKMYDSVPTLTPDEAADLVVKGIIEKPSRIATRLGIFASVVNALAPKAYEVVMSTAFELFPDSAAAKGDRKGLKDEHASNEQIAFAALMRGVHW, via the coding sequence ATGAGCTATTTCGTCACCGGCGCGACGGGTTTCATCGGTCGCTTCCTCGTCAGCAACCTGCTGAAACGCAAGGGCACGATCCACGTGCTGGTGCGCAAGGATTCGCAGAAGAAGTTCGACGCCATCGCCAAGAAGATGGGCTGGGACCTCAAGCGTGTGATCCCGGTCGCAGGCGACATGAGCCAGGCCAAGTGCGGGCTCAGCGCGGCGCAGATCCGCGCGCTCAACGGCAAGATCAAGCATTTCTTCCACCTCGCCGCGATCTACGACCTGACCGCCAGCGTCGCCGCGCAGCGCTCGGCCAACATCGACGGCACCCAGCACGCGCTGGACCTGGGCGCCGCGCTCAACGTCGGCTGCTTCCACCACACCAGTTCGATCGCCGCCGCCGGCCTGTACCCGGGCGTGTTCCGCGAGGACATGTTCGACGAGGCCGAAGGCCTGGACGACCCGTACCTGCGCACCAAGCACGATTCCGAAGGCCTGGTCCGCGCCGAGAAGCGGATCAAGTGGCGGATCTACCGCCCCGGCATGGTGGTCGGCCACTCGCAGACCGGCGAGATGGACAAGATCGACGGCCCGTACTACTTCTTCACCTTCCTCAAGAAGCTGCGCGAGATGCTGCCGCCGTGGATGCCGATGCTCGGCGTCGAAGGCGGGCGGATCAACATCATTCCGGTCGACTACGTGGTCGACGCGATGGACCACATCGCGCACAAGCCTAAGCTCGACGGCCACTGCTTCCACCTGACCGATCCGGAGCCGCAGCGCGTCGGCGAAGTGCTCAACACCTTCGCCCGCGCCGGCCACACCCCGGAGATGACCATGCGCATCGACGCGCGCATGTTCGCCTTCGTGCCCAGCGGCATCCGCGGCGCGGTCGGCAACCTGCCGCCGGTCAAGCGCTTCATCGGCATGCTGCTGCGCGACTTCAAGATTCCCAAGGAAACCTTGAAGTTCATCACCTATCCGACCCGCTTCGACAACCGCGAGACCGAGCGCGCGCTGCGCGGCAGCGGGATCAAGGTGCCGCGCCTGGACGACTACGCCTGGCGCCTGTGGGATTACTGGGAACGCCACCTCGATCCCGACCTGTTCGTCGACCGCAGCCTCAAGGGCAAGGTGCGCAACAAGGTCGTGGTCATCACCGGCGGTTCCTCGGGCATCGGCCTGGCGACCGCGGAGAAGGTCGCCGCGGCCGGCGCGGTCACCGTCATCGTCGCCCGCGGCGAAGAGGAGCTGTTCAAGGCCCGCGACGCGATGAAGGCCGCCGGCGGCAAGGTGTTCGCCTACACCGCCGACCTGGCCGACATGGCCGACTGCGATCGCCTGATCAAGACCATCCTCGACGAGCACGGCCACGTCGACATCCTGGTCAACAACGCCGGCCGTTCGATCCGCCGCTCGATCGAACTGAGCTACGACCGCTTCCACGATTTCGAGCGCACCATGCAGCTGAACTACTTCGGCAGCCTGCGCCTGATCATGGGCTTCATGCCGAAGATGACCGAGCGCCGCAAGGGCCACATCATCAACATCAGCTCGATCGGCGTGCTGGCCAACTCGCCGCGGTTCTCGGCCTACGTGGCCTCGAAGGCGGCGCTGGACGCGTTCAGCCGCTGCGCCCAGGGCGAACTGTCGGGCAAGGGCATCAGCTTCACCACCATCAACATGCCGCTGGTGAAGACGCCGATGATCGCGCCGACCAAGATGTACGACAGCGTGCCGACCCTGACCCCGGACGAGGCCGCCGACCTGGTGGTCAAGGGCATCATCGAGAAGCCCAGCCGCATCGCCACCCGCCTGGGCATCTTCGCCAGCGTGGTCAACGCGCTGGCGCCGAAGGCCTACGAAGTGGTGATGAGCACCGCGTTCGAACTGTTCCCCGATTCGGCCGCCGCCAAGGGCGACCGCAAGGGACTCAAGGACGAACACGCCAGCAACGAGCAGATCGCCTTCGCCGCGTTGATGCGCGGCGTGCATTGGTAA
- a CDS encoding acyl-CoA-binding protein: protein MSDIQAAFEQAAKDVQSLPERPDNDTLLRLYALYKQGADGDVSGPKPGFFDFVGTAKYEAWEKLKGTAQADAMKKYVDLVKKLRG, encoded by the coding sequence GTGTCCGATATCCAAGCCGCATTCGAACAAGCCGCCAAAGACGTGCAGTCGCTGCCCGAACGCCCCGACAACGACACCCTGCTGCGCTTGTACGCGCTGTACAAGCAGGGCGCCGACGGCGACGTCAGCGGCCCCAAGCCCGGTTTCTTCGACTTCGTCGGCACGGCCAAATACGAAGCCTGGGAGAAGCTCAAGGGCACCGCCCAGGCCGACGCGATGAAGAAGTACGTCGACCTGGTCAAGAAGCTGCGCGGCTGA
- a CDS encoding TetR/AcrR family transcriptional regulator: MAKQTRQRILDSALTMFNAQGEPNVTTNHIADELEISPGNLYYHFRNKDDIIEQLFARFEERMDAALAAPQGRLPGLEDIWLQLHLVFECIWDYRFLYRDLVEILSRNRRLRLRFARILKRADEQAHLVMRGLSQAGVMRASGDELAATATNVLVIATFWLNYAAARGDKDEHAAIRDGIVQVMMLLAPFLRDAERLHLNTLIRAYLD, encoded by the coding sequence ATGGCGAAACAGACCCGCCAGCGCATCCTCGACAGCGCGTTGACCATGTTCAACGCGCAGGGCGAGCCGAACGTCACCACCAACCACATCGCCGACGAGCTGGAGATCAGCCCCGGCAACCTGTACTACCACTTCCGCAACAAGGACGACATCATCGAGCAGCTGTTCGCGCGCTTCGAGGAGCGCATGGACGCCGCGCTCGCCGCGCCGCAGGGGCGCCTGCCCGGGCTGGAGGACATCTGGCTGCAGCTGCACCTGGTGTTCGAGTGCATCTGGGACTACCGCTTCCTGTACCGCGACCTGGTCGAGATCCTCAGCCGCAACCGCCGCCTGCGCCTGCGCTTCGCCCGCATCCTCAAGCGCGCCGACGAACAGGCGCACCTGGTCATGCGCGGCCTGTCCCAGGCCGGGGTGATGCGCGCCTCCGGCGACGAGCTGGCCGCGACCGCGACCAACGTGCTGGTGATCGCGACCTTCTGGCTCAATTACGCCGCCGCGCGCGGCGACAAGGACGAGCACGCCGCGATCCGCGACGGCATCGTCCAGGTCATGATGCTGTTGGCGCCGTTCCTGCGCGATGCCGAGCGGCTGCACCTGAACACGCTGATCCGCGCCTACCTGGACTGA
- a CDS encoding phosphoribosylanthranilate isomerase, whose translation MSQPRTLFRTRVKFCGFTRPGDVRLACELGADAIGFVFAAGSSRRVAAEEARAMRQALAPLVDAVALFMDNPVEEVREVVRQVRPSLLQFHGNEDDAFCRGFGVPYMKAIAMGGELADQHPAALHSRFPGAAGFLFDSHAVGGSGGSGKTFDWKRIPVGVQKPFVLAGGITPDNVFEAILATLPWGVDVSSGIESAPGLKDGDKMRRFVEEVRRADCHVD comes from the coding sequence TTGAGCCAGCCCCGCACCCTGTTCCGTACCCGCGTCAAATTCTGCGGTTTCACCCGCCCCGGCGACGTGCGCCTGGCCTGCGAGCTGGGTGCCGATGCGATCGGCTTCGTGTTCGCCGCCGGCAGCTCGCGCCGGGTCGCGGCCGAGGAGGCGCGGGCGATGCGCCAGGCGCTGGCGCCGCTGGTCGATGCGGTGGCCCTGTTCATGGACAACCCGGTCGAGGAGGTGCGCGAGGTCGTGCGCCAGGTCCGGCCCAGCCTGCTGCAGTTCCACGGCAACGAGGACGACGCCTTCTGCCGCGGCTTCGGCGTGCCCTACATGAAGGCGATCGCGATGGGCGGCGAACTGGCCGACCAGCACCCGGCGGCGCTGCACTCGCGCTTCCCGGGCGCGGCCGGTTTCCTGTTCGACAGCCATGCCGTCGGCGGCAGCGGCGGCAGCGGCAAGACCTTCGACTGGAAGCGCATCCCGGTCGGGGTGCAGAAGCCGTTCGTGCTGGCCGGCGGGATCACCCCGGACAACGTCTTCGAGGCGATCCTGGCGACCCTGCCCTGGGGCGTGGACGTGTCCAGCGGCATCGAGAGCGCGCCGGGGCTGAAGGACGGCGACAAGATGCGCCGCTTCGTCGAGGAAGTGCGGCGCGCCGACTGCCACGTCGACTGA
- a CDS encoding restriction endonuclease, which produces MSSFSLWAAAAVALTIGLASTAYLWTHRRQRTEVATGVAVLAKMRWREFARLIVDALRERGFEAESVEESLARGTQAELRLLRAGKPWLLACKLGDADYRVSAATVAELADAVRFNGAAGGMLVTTGRFDANSERVAGGLDLYSGATLWELVEPVLPASTRHDVIAAAQKRSIRTIAIAWGGAIALALIAGFLAPHLIPAEEPAPSAAVESAPAESAATPAAEPSAEPASAEPAPQPAPTPASAQPSAPAPAANAPAANAAAPAPAAAAPRPAAQAETPSKSSGNPSADRAQVIRSIGTLDGVERALWSTPSNLLIYRLTDATQQDIDRICTVLVAYPELRASRVQLQPPPGSASRVRFFQCRAY; this is translated from the coding sequence ATGTCGAGTTTTTCCCTGTGGGCCGCCGCCGCCGTCGCCTTGACGATCGGCCTGGCGTCCACCGCCTATCTTTGGACCCACCGCCGGCAACGCACTGAAGTCGCGACCGGCGTCGCCGTGCTGGCCAAGATGCGCTGGCGCGAATTCGCGCGCCTGATCGTCGATGCGCTGCGCGAGCGCGGTTTCGAAGCCGAATCGGTCGAAGAATCCCTGGCCCGCGGCACCCAGGCCGAACTGCGCCTGCTGCGTGCGGGCAAGCCCTGGCTGCTGGCGTGCAAGCTCGGCGATGCCGACTATCGGGTCTCGGCGGCGACCGTGGCCGAGCTGGCCGACGCGGTGCGCTTCAACGGCGCAGCCGGCGGCATGCTGGTCACCACCGGCCGTTTCGACGCCAATTCCGAGCGCGTCGCCGGCGGACTGGACCTGTATAGCGGCGCGACCCTGTGGGAGCTGGTCGAGCCGGTGCTGCCGGCCTCCACCCGGCACGACGTCATCGCCGCGGCGCAGAAGCGCAGCATCCGCACCATCGCCATCGCCTGGGGCGGCGCGATCGCGCTGGCCCTGATCGCCGGTTTCCTCGCTCCGCACCTGATTCCGGCCGAAGAACCGGCGCCGAGCGCAGCGGTCGAGAGCGCGCCGGCCGAGAGCGCGGCGACGCCGGCCGCCGAACCGTCGGCCGAGCCGGCCTCGGCGGAACCGGCACCGCAACCGGCGCCGACGCCCGCCTCGGCCCAGCCTTCCGCGCCCGCACCGGCCGCGAACGCACCGGCCGCGAACGCCGCCGCGCCGGCACCGGCCGCCGCGGCACCGCGACCCGCCGCGCAGGCGGAGACACCGAGCAAGTCCAGCGGCAACCCCTCGGCCGACCGGGCCCAGGTGATCCGCAGCATCGGCACCCTCGACGGGGTCGAGCGCGCGCTGTGGTCGACGCCGTCGAACCTGCTGATCTATCGCCTCACCGACGCCACCCAGCAGGACATCGACCGGATCTGCACCGTGCTGGTGGCCTATCCCGAACTGCGCGCCTCGCGCGTGCAACTGCAACCGCCGCCGGGCAGCGCCTCGCGGGTGCGGTTCTTCCAGTGCCGGGCGTATTGA
- a CDS encoding phasin family protein → MAAKFKKTAKKTTGKGGAKRGADKPGAQEQAERLSKTLSESAQQIWLAGVGAFGRAQAEGTKLFEGLVKEGLNLEQTARKFTGGQAGALRDAVESKVGQARERASDTWDRLEKVFEERVQRALVKLGVPGRDDLNELSERVENLTRELRRQGGAPAARKAPAKKAAAEAKPGKTAAAKKPRKSIAKPKPPVAP, encoded by the coding sequence ATGGCCGCCAAGTTCAAGAAGACCGCGAAGAAAACCACCGGCAAGGGCGGCGCCAAGCGCGGCGCGGATAAGCCGGGCGCACAGGAGCAGGCCGAGCGCCTGTCCAAGACCCTCAGCGAGTCGGCGCAGCAGATCTGGCTGGCCGGCGTCGGCGCGTTCGGTCGCGCCCAGGCCGAAGGCACCAAGCTGTTCGAAGGCCTGGTCAAGGAAGGCCTGAACCTGGAGCAGACCGCGCGCAAGTTCACCGGCGGCCAGGCCGGCGCGTTGCGCGACGCGGTCGAGTCCAAGGTCGGCCAGGCGCGCGAACGCGCGTCCGACACCTGGGACCGCCTGGAAAAGGTGTTCGAGGAACGCGTCCAGCGCGCCCTGGTCAAGCTCGGCGTGCCGGGCCGCGACGACCTCAACGAGCTCAGCGAACGGGTCGAGAACCTGACCCGCGAGCTGCGCCGTCAGGGCGGCGCCCCGGCCGCGCGCAAGGCGCCGGCCAAGAAGGCCGCCGCCGAGGCCAAGCCGGGCAAGACCGCCGCGGCCAAGAAGCCGCGCAAGTCGATCGCCAAGCCCAAGCCGCCGGTCGCGCCGTAA
- the truA gene encoding tRNA pseudouridine(38-40) synthase TruA translates to MAVEQQASPDSAAAPLRRYALGVEYDGGEFSGWQRLVRPGEPDRRGEATVQGTLETALSFVAGGQIDVVCAGRTDAGVHAACQVVHFDSPVERDLRGWVLGTTSRLPPSVCVRWCLPVAADFHARFSARARRYRYRILNRPVRPALQRQYLTWERRPLDADAMHRAAQALLGENDFSAFRTVHCQAPHARRDLQYIAVRRDGDVVEVEVQANAFLHHMVRNIVGSLLPVGRGEQPEAWIGELLAGRDRTVAGPTAPSSGLLFVGPRYPADCQLPAEVTL, encoded by the coding sequence ATGGCGGTAGAACAACAAGCAAGCCCGGATTCCGCAGCCGCACCGCTGCGGCGTTACGCCCTGGGCGTGGAATACGACGGCGGCGAATTCTCCGGCTGGCAGCGCCTGGTGCGCCCCGGCGAGCCGGACCGGCGCGGCGAGGCCACCGTGCAGGGCACCCTGGAGACGGCGCTGTCGTTCGTCGCCGGCGGCCAGATCGACGTGGTCTGCGCCGGCCGTACCGATGCCGGGGTGCACGCGGCCTGCCAGGTGGTGCATTTCGACAGCCCGGTCGAGCGCGACCTGCGTGGCTGGGTGTTGGGCACCACCTCGCGCCTGCCGCCCTCGGTCTGCGTGCGCTGGTGCCTGCCGGTGGCGGCGGACTTCCACGCCCGTTTCTCGGCCCGGGCGCGCCGCTACCGCTACCGGATCCTCAACCGGCCGGTGCGGCCGGCGCTGCAGCGCCAGTACCTGACCTGGGAGCGGCGCCCGCTCGACGCCGACGCCATGCACCGGGCGGCCCAGGCCCTGCTGGGCGAAAACGACTTCTCGGCGTTCCGTACCGTGCACTGCCAGGCCCCGCACGCGCGGCGCGACCTGCAGTACATCGCGGTGCGGCGCGACGGCGATGTGGTGGAGGTCGAAGTCCAGGCGAACGCCTTTCTTCACCATATGGTGCGCAACATTGTCGGAAGCTTGTTGCCGGTCGGCCGCGGGGAGCAGCCGGAAGCCTGGATCGGCGAGTTGCTCGCCGGCCGCGACCGGACCGTCGCCGGGCCGACCGCGCCGTCGTCCGGCCTGCTGTTCGTCGGACCGCGCTATCCCGCCGATTGCCAGTTGCCCGCCGAGGTCACCCTTTGA